The region GTCTGTATAGTCTGGGCCAGCGCCAGCTAGTGTGCCTGGCCAGAGCCTTGCTGAGGAAAACCAAGATCCTGGTTTTGGATGAGGCGACAGCTGCTGTTGACCTGGAGACGGACACACTCATCCAGTCCACTATCCGCACACAGTTTGAAGACTGCACTGTCTTGACCATCGCTCACCGCCTTAACACTATCATGGACTATACTAGGTATGTTACAATCCATGACATTCTCAATTAAGTGTTTAATGTCGAATGACATAAAACTGATCAATGTCAACAATCCATTTATCAagtaaaaatgctaaaatttgGTGTTatgtgtttcctgtcactgtagCCTCAAGATCTTTAGACTTTTTTTACTGCTGTTCAGACAAAATAAGCCATGGAAAGGCATAACTTTGGTCGTTGGGAACCTTTAACAGGGAATTtgttatagttttatttttttatattgattCATTTAAATTACTGCTAAGTTGCTGCCTCACAATCCACAACACAATCAACAATTTAAAACATACtggatctctttttttttttcgcagaGTGATCGTAATGGACAGAGGCCACATTTCTGAGATGGACTCTCCAGCCAACCTCATTGCACAACGGGGACAGTTCTACCGAATGTGCCGGGAGGCTGGACTGGTCTAGGTCTTCGTTGGGCCTCGTACCATGAAGCTGATGATCTGGTGTACAGATGTGGCACCTTATTTGTGTGGCTCTCCAACACATGTTGAATCGGGCCATTCCAAGATTTATGGCAGCTCAGAACGCCTCTCCACGAGGGCATTGTTGATGAATCTCAAAAGCAGCTGCTGACGCAGTCCCTACAGTATTTGTTGgttttgaacacacacaaagacatgctGTCCTAAGTCAGGATAAGACATTGTTAACCTCAGATCTTGAACATTCAAAAGAAAGCTACAATGGTTTGTTGTTGAGAGTCTCCAAGCTATAAATATTGTATATAGAGTAGTTTGTTCCATGACAGAATTAAGCCAAAGGCTGGAATTTAAGAGTACAACAAATCTTAAGgattttcattctctttttgaTTGGGAGCTatattatttttgtagtttttgtaaGTGTTTATAAAGCACATGATATATTTTTTGATGTTCTCTCAGGCTTAAATGATGATGTTTACGCATACTTTTTTTAGCCTTGTATACCAGGAAAGAGGCATTTTTGTAATTGTAAATTGATATAAATCTATTTTGCCTTCTTGTCCCAGAAACTGGGACAGGAAATAGTCTGACACACTAACCTTGAAAAGGTTCACCCTGGCAAACGCAGGGGAAGTGAGGTTTTCGCAGCCTTCAAAATCTGCGCTCGAAGCAGCCAATTTGGAGTTTTTATatgtcagagaaaaagaggaaaacattgAAGCGAGCCAGAACATTAGCAACTGTCCAACTATGTTGTGGctgttgtttatttctgtcaaagtaaacatataaaaaaaattcaacagagACCTTGCTGGTCAGATTTAACCTGACGCCGGTAGTGAAAACCACCATGAATGAGGAGAATGCCTCTTCAAAACAATGGTGATAAATCTCTGTGTGattgtctctctgcctccaccaCACAAACTCAGgccatacacacatatgcagagaaggaaaaaaaatcagtattgTTCTTTTGGTGCTGACATGACAGACTGTATATAGTCCACGTTGACCTTTACTCTCAATTCAAAGAAAGAACCCAATGAACTTTTCAAAGAGAAGAGgcatttactgtttttgtctTACTGGTTTAGACAATATATTCTAAGAGAAAACCCTATAGTTTATTTATGTCAAATGATAAAATGTATTAAGTGTCCTTAAAATTCTGAGGATTGTattatatttatactttttataaCAAGCTTGTTCATTTTTCACTGACCATTTACTGTCAATGTACTGTCTTGTTCCTTACATCATGCTggataaataaaatttatttgAATCTATAGTCATACTTGAATCCATGCCTTTTTAAGGCAGCCATTTAtatacacatttaaataaaaaacaaaactgtaatgAAAAAAGTATTCATTGGTAATGAATGGGCCACATTTTGTTGCATGCAACCAGGGAtgtgactgacacacaaaaTAAGCCTCCAGACATATTATATGAAAACTTTGTTTTGATATAATAATGTGGCAAATTATAATGTTCAATTATTAgttaaaaatacttaaaattACATCTACTTTACACTGTGAACTTGAAATATACATCCAAACAAATCCAAATAATAAGCAAAACAGTGGAGGGAGATTAACTACATTTCAACAAATATGAATTGAAATAGTTTGATCCTCACATTAAGGTTGTAAATCTGATCTAGTATGTAGCATTAAGCTTAATAGACAGTGAAGACTGCGGGGTCTCGTCAACCAGTTAGTTGTAGTTACTAAACTCAGTCACTAGGTGGCAGGAAGTCTATGGCATgaacatagactgtataagacatgaaCGGCGGCAGATTGTCGTTTGTTTACAGTTGTTGCAATGGCGACCATCACTGAGCTGAAGTGTGGTAAGCGCTCACTATCTTTCCTGAATTTGTTGCTTTAGTACTTACTTCACTCTTAAATTAAACGGGAGCAAACAGACCAAGCCACTGCACAAGTTAGTCCACAGCTACTAACACTGGCTAGCAAACGTTATTTtaaccacagcagcaggactCCCTCGTTTATGAGCCTCCATTCAAAAATTTGACAATTCAGCTGACCAAAGTAGCCCTAAATCTGAGGCAAATGTGAACCTTAAAATAAGCCACGACGTTCTCTGTTAATAAAATCTGCATTCAATTCGGCATAACTAAAAATGTTATAGAAACCACACAAGTGTGGGCTGTAATAGATTTCCTATTGTTCACAAACATTAGCTGCAGTAGTTATCATTATAGCTAAACGTTAGTTAGCTTGGTGACTCGGCCGAAGACGACTATGGTGAAATGGTGATGCTCActgtatttaaatgaaatcGGCTTAGTTTTTCATATGTATTCCGATTTGAAGGGTGGTCTATAATGATTCTGATAAGACTGTAAATCATGTTTAAAAAGGCTTGTAGCTCTGTCAGTTACCAATGGCCCATTAAATACTCAAGTGGCTAACTGGAGTTTGGTGTATGTTTGGAAAAGACCACACAAACGCGAGCTGATTTTACTGACctaaaacagaaaagcttcCACTTATTGTTGCCACGGGTGCAGTTAACCATCCTAATTACATGTTAATCTGgtaaaaatgtgaatattttagcCGTGAGGGAAACGCTGGAGGCCCGTGGCGTGCTGGGCCAGCTGAAGGCTCGTATCCGGGCAGAGGTGTTCAGCGCCCTGGATGACCAGCGTGAACCTCGCCCGCCGCTGTCCCACGAAAACCTGCTCATCAACGAGCTCATCCGGGAGTACCTGGAGTTCAACAAGTACAGGTACACAGCGTCAGTACTGACTGCAGGTGGGTGGAAAGATTAAAGTCGCTGCacaacaactgttttcacaaacTGGACCACAAATTAATGATGCACCAATTCACCACATTTACCTTAAGTGTGGTGTCTGTTGAAAATACTATGTACCATCCCCTTATAAAAATCTGTTGGATTGATTACTGTATAAACAATGAGTAAGAACagtgtcttctttcttttttaaataaagagatgttttttttatgtgaaagcAGAAGTATTACACTTGAAAAATGCTCTTATTGCTGTTTTTGAGACCAGTCACTACTGTAGAGCAAAGTGTGCTACTTCTAAACTcagcactgtttgttttctcagagtCAGGCCAGCCTGAAGTTCCCTTGGACAGACAGTTCCTGGCGAATGAGCTGAAAGTCGCAGAGGATACAAGCTCCAAGTCTGTGTAAGTGAATGAGCCAGGATTTGTGAAATAGCTGTACGGCCTGTTATCCACTACAGTATTCAGACTTTTACTGAACTCTCTGGGGGTATGATCAGTTATGGGATAACAGATTCATAAACTCTGTGACTCATCTCCATCATCAGAGTTTCTTTTTGAAATACCCAGAGACTTTGAATAATTTCAGCTTCCCCCTCTCTGCTTTGGAAAAACAGGACTACAACCAGTTTGTGTTGTGAAAGTTTGCATTtcttggtgggggggggggggggggggggggggggcttagcTTAGCCCACATGACTCAGCAGATGGATCAGGGATTGTAGCTTGGTTTTCATatcattctgtttattttcatatcaCTTGTCTCTGTGTACCAGCAggaa is a window of Toxotes jaculatrix isolate fToxJac2 chromosome 4, fToxJac2.pri, whole genome shotgun sequence DNA encoding:
- the cep20 gene encoding lisH domain-containing protein FOPNL, whose amino-acid sequence is MATITELKCAVRETLEARGVLGQLKARIRAEVFSALDDQREPRPPLSHENLLINELIREYLEFNKYRYTASVLTAESGQPEVPLDRQFLANELKVAEDTSSKSVPLLYGLVSHFLNSSDNGGKVFLRGASLPTGPSASNTIPGPDA